TTTTCATAAAGTGAGGTATCAGAAAGGGCTTTAAAACGCAGTTTGTCCGCTGCGTCCGATGCATTTGAAATTAACTCACGCAAAAATATTTCTTTATTTGAATAAAGTGAGTGAATCATTAGTTGTAATAGTTGTTTGACTTCTGATTGAAATCCACGCGTTTCTTGATTAGTACTCATTGTTATCCTCTTCTATTATTTTTGAAACTCTATTTGAAAAAATTTGTAAAAAATTAAAAAAATATGACCGCTTAGGCTTGGGTAAATGGGGGCGATAGCGATGGTTTCAAGTCTATTTTTAGAAATTTTATAAAAAACGAAGAAAGAATAAAAATTAGACAAATGTCACAATTCTGTAACAAACTTGTTTTAATTATCCTGAATTTTTTATAGGATCAAGACCTATCGTTATATTAAGGAGGCGTTATGGCTAGAAGAAAATTAATGTTTGAAACAATTCGCTCTTGGCGAAATACCGTTATTTTCTCAGCAGATGTAGTGCTATTTTTTGCACTTTTAAATTTTTTACCTTTTTCTGTTGAGGAAAACAAAGGTCTAGCATTATTAGCCTTTATTGCAGTGTTATGGTTAACGGAAGCGTTACACGTGACTGTCACTGCATTACTTGTGCCAATTATGGCTGTGGGACTAGGAATTGTACAATCTAAAGCGGCGTTGGCAGGCTTTGCATCACCAACCATTTTTCTATTTTTTGGTGGATTTGCACTAGCAACTGCATTGCATATTCAAAAATTGGATCGTTTGATTGCTAACAAAATTATGGTGCTAGCAAAAGGCAAGCTATTTATTGCTGTCTTATACTTATTTGGGGTGACTGCATTTTTATCAATGTGGATCAGTAATACGGCAACAACGGCAATGATGCTACCTTTAGCACTTGGTATTTTAAGTCAAATGGATAGAGAGGCAAATCATAATACTTATGTATTTGTGCTATTAGGTATCGCATACAGTGCGAGTATTGGTGGTATGGGAACGCCTGTGGGCAGCCCACCAAATGCGATTGTGGTATCAAATCTAAAAATGTCTTTCTCTGAATGGATGGGCTATGGTATGCCAATGGTCATAATGTTATTACCATTGATGGTCGGCGTACTTTATGTCTTATTAAAACCAAATTTACACCAGAATTTTGAGCATAAATTTGAGAAAATCAAACTAAATAATCATCGAATCATTACCCTCGCGATTTTCCTTTTCACTGTGGCGTGCTGGGTGTTTGGACGCTACTTGAATCCATTACTCTCTGAAGTGTTAGGTATTGATGGAAAAATTGCTAAGTTCGATGGAATGGTAGCTCTGCTTGCAGTAGTGCTAGTCTGTATGACTCGTGTTGTTACTTGGGAGCAAATTCAGAAAAATACCGAATGGGGCGTGTTAATGCTCTTCGGGGGTGGTATCACATTAAGCACTGTTTTGGGAAAAACAGGGGCAAGCAAAGTTTTAGCAGATGGTATTGTCTTTATGATGGAAGGCGGCCACTTCTTCTTAATCGGATTACTGGTTGCCACTTTTATTATATTCCTAACAGAAGTCGCCTCAAATACCGCAAGTGCTGCGTTATTAGTGCCATTATTTATTTCAATTGCACAAGCATTAAATATGCCTGTGGTTGGACTCTCGCTTATCATTGGTTTAGGGGCTTCTTGTGCATTTATGCTACCTGTTGCCACCCCGCCAAATGCGATTGTATTCGGTACGGGTATTGTAAAACAGCGTGAAATGTTAAAAACAGGTTTCTGGTTAAATATTATGTGCGTATTTATTATCGCCACAGTTGCCTACATATTCTGGCTATAACTAGCCGATAATATTCACCCCAAATGTTGGACGCAACTTTGGGGTGTTTTTTTATGGGTAACTTAGCCCAAGCCTGAGACAATAAATTACCAATTTTAAATTATTATTATGCAATTTTTAAAATTTCTGCAAAGTCTTCGCACACATAATCTGGCTCAGATTCACTGATTGGGATATTGTAATTGTAACCGTAGGTTAAGCCAACACTTTTACAACCTGCTGCTTTTGCCGCCAAAATATCATTTTTAGAATCCCCCACAAATAGCACTTCATTTGGATAGCAGCCAAATTTACCGAATAAATAAAACAGCGGTGCTGGATGTGGTTTAACCAAAGGTAACGACTGCCCGCCTAAGGTTTCTGAAAATAAATGATCGATCCCAAAGGCTTTTAAGACTGGTTGCACGTGCTTGGTAGGTTTGTTGGTAACCACCGCCAAAATATAGCCTTTGTTATGTAACGCTTCTAAAGTTGATTTCACGTTATCAAACAACACACTTTTAGTACACACATTCTGCCCATAAAAATAATCAAAACGTTGTTTAAGTTGGGCAATTTGTTCCGCATTAAATTGCTCCGCCTTACCCGACCATTCTAAGCCTTTTTGGAATAATACATCCGCCCCTTTACCAATCCAAGTTAATACTTTTTCTTCTGGTGCTGATGGCAACCCTACTTCCTCAAAAGCGGAATTTAATGATAACGCTAAATCTGGCAAGCTATTCACTAACGTACCGTCTAAATCAAAGCCAATAAGTTTAAATTTGTTGTTCATTTTGTTTCCCATTTATATTTATTGATCGGCATATAGTTTAAATCAATCTTAATCAAGGTAGAACCTTTAATTTTAAAAAATAAGGGAATAAAAATGATACTCAAAAATTATTTAAAATCTTATATAATTAAACGCTGAACTATTTTAGGTGTGATTTCGTTGCATTCTAATGAGTAAGGACAATAAAATGAAAATAGTGATTGCAGGTGCTGGGGCAATGGGCGGACGTTTTGGCTATATGCTAAAACAAGCAGGGCAACAAGTTATTTTAGTTGATAGTTGGAAAGAACATATTGATATTATTTCTCAAAATGGTTTAACGGTGGAAAGCGACGGTAAAAGAGAAAGCGTGCCTTTTACCGCTTATCACACAAAACAAATAGCACACCTAGAGATTGCCGATACGATTATTCTTTTTGTGAAAGCAATGCAGTTACCAGAAATGCTCTCGGATTTACAATCCATCATCGGTCAAAACACCCGTGTTATTTGCTTACTCAATGGGCTTGGGCATATAGACACGATCAAAAAATATGTCTCTCATAAAAATATTTTTATCGGTGTCACAATGTGGACGGCGGGGCTAGTAAGTGCTGGGCATATACATTTAGCGGGCGATGGCAGTATTGAGCTTCAAAATATTACACCTTCAGAAAATGAATCAGGGCAACAATTGGTGGATATCTTTAATGAAGCTGGCTTGAAAGCAAGATATAGCCACGATGTGCTTGTATCCATCTGGAAAAAAGCCTGTGTGAATGGCGTATTAAATGGGATATGTGCGATTTTAGATTGCAATTTATACCAATTCGGTCAGATTCCATCCCATCACGATTTTGTGGCTCAAGTCGTATCCGAATTTGCCGCTATCGCTAAATCTATTGATAATGTCGACATTGACCAAACCGCAGTGATTAAGCTGATTGAAAGTACTTATGATCCTGAAAAGCAAGGCATGCACTACCCTTCAATGCATCAAGATCTAGTGAAAAATCATCGCCTCACGGAGGTTGATTACATCAACGGCTATATTGCGAGAAAGGGAAAGGAGCAAGGCATTCCCGTCCCTTACTGTGAACTCATCACTCTATTAGTACACGGAAAAGAAAAAGTGCTGGGGATTATTTAATATTACTTGGGGATTGGCTTTCCCCAATCCCCCATTTTTATCATCTATAAAATGACATATTTAATTCGTTAAAACCAACTCTCTCACTAACCCCGTCGCGTAGCTTCCGGAATCTAAAAAGAAGTGTAATTTTAATCCTTCATCCATAAACTGCCATTGGAAATTTTGTGGTTTACACAACATTGCTCGGCGAGCCGCTTTCATTCTAACGTCTTTCATTAAGTTGATAAAAGATTGGTTTTGTTCGATGATGTGTTGCTCTGATTGTGGGGCGAGTTTTTCTAAGGAATCTTCGCCAATCAATGGTGCAGTCAGTAATACATCATTATCGATTAAACGTTGTTGTAATTCTGCTAGCTCATTTTCCGTCGCTTGGAAGAAGCTGTTTGAGCCTGAAAGTTGAAGTAAGTCATTACTTACAACCTGTGAAATCAAATTTTCTTGAATACGAGCAGAAACGACCTGATTGAAAATATCACTGCGTGCTGCTGAAAGATAAAAACTGCGTTTTTTGCGATCTTTAACTTTTATTTCACCATTTGCCCAGCGTTGTGCTTGAGTTAAATTATTGCCATCTCGTCCAAAGCGTTGTTCGGTAAAATAGTTAGGAAATCCGACCGCTTGGATTTGAGCTAAACGCTGCTCTAACTCATCTGTTTGTTTTACATCTCTGAGTAAAAGCTCAAAATGGTTGCCCACTAATGCCCCCACACGGATTTTTCGGTTATGGCGAGTGACCTCTAAAATTTCAACGCCTTCTTCTGCAAACTGACTAAAATCTGGGGTTTCTTTGCCTGCTAAATGTAAGCAGAACCATTGTTCGGTCACCGCATTGCGATCTTTTAAGCCCGCATAACTCATATTTTTGGCAGAAATACCTGCAAATTTTGCTAATTTTTCACCGACAAATAACGTATTTGCGTTGGTTTTACGTACTTTTACTGCAACAAATTCGCCTTCATTTGCAAGTTCATAGCCTAATTCCTCTTTTACGATAAAATCAGCACTCTCTGCTTTTAATCGCCCTGTTTGTTGCGGTTCGCCATTAAGATAGGCTAAATTCATTTTCTGATCCTTATTTTTATTACGATAGATATGAAAATACCGCCAACACTTAAAGTTTTAAAAAGTGCAAGCGGTAATATTTTTTCATAAATTTACAAATTAACGTTTTGGTAAATAATCCATTGGATTCACTGATTTACCTTTGTAACGAATTTCAAAATGAAGTTTTGTAGAGTCAGTTCCAGTGTTTCCCATTGTTGCAATGCGTTGCCCCAATTTCACTTTATCATTTTCTTCTACTAAAATTTCATCGTTGTGAGCATAAGCACTGAGATAATTATCATCGTGTTTGATAATGATTAAATTACCATAGCCTTGTAAAGCATCACCAGCATAAACAACTTGTCCATTTGCTGCTGATTTAACACTTTGACCTTTTGAACCTTTAATATCAATCCCTTTATTTCCACCATCAGACGATGAAAAATAAGAACTAATTCTTCCCGCTGTTGGCCAATTCCATCTAAGAGAATGACTAATTTTAGGGGCTGTTTTTACGCTTTTTTCTGTTTGATGAGATACACTCACTTGTGATTTTTCTTGCCCAACACTTGCTTTAATTGGTCCTTTTACAGAACCATCTGAACCATATGCTGTACCATTTGCTGCAGGTACATAAGTAACCTCTGGCTCTTTTGGCTTAACAGGTTGTGGGACTGGTACCACGACCTCTTTTGTGACAACTTTTTCTTTATAGCCACTTGATAATTTAATTTTTTGACCAATATGAAGCGGATAAGGTGCTTTTAAACCGTTTAATTCTGCTACTTCTGGCACATCCATTCCTGCAATGTATGCAATTAAAAAGATTGTATCCCCTTTACGTACCGTATAAATATTGCCCTCATAAGAGCCTTTATCTATCTTACTATAAATAGGTTTGTTGGTTTGCTCATCACGCGGAATAGTAATGGCTTTCTCTACTTCCTTTTCCTTTACTCTAACTTTTTCAGTCACTTTCTTAACAACAGGCTGTATTGGCTTTGCAACAGGTTTAACGTTATTCACCGTCATATTTGTTGGCTTGTTTGTTACAAGAGCCACCGTTTTTTGAGGTTGAGACATCGTCTTTATTGGAGCAGGTATTTGTGTATTATGTGCTAATCTTTGACGCTGATATTGCGTTTTTGCCATTTTCTTAGCAACAGGTGATTTAACCTTAGATACGTATTCAACAGGTGCAGCATAATCTGTACTACACGCCCCTAATGCTACTGCACCTAATGGTAACAGTAAAAGTGATTTTTTCATCCTCAACCTCTATTTAATTAAATTATTTAAGTTTTAATACTTGTCCAACTGACAGTGTGTATGGATAGCTTAAATTATTTAAACGTGCAATTTCAGCTTTATCTTTACCGGCTAAATAAGAAACGAAAAATAATGTATCGCCTTTTTGCACTGTATAAGAATTGCCTGTATAAGAACCTTTCATAATTTGGCTATAATCAGGTTTACCGTCAACGCCACGAGGAATATTAAACGCAGTACCAACTTCTTGAACTTGTTCCACGACCTCTGTTGTTTCTTGATACACTGGTTGTTGCTGTGCTTGATAAACAGGTTCTTCTACTGCTTCAACAGTATTCTGCCAGCCTGCATTTGCTGTTTCAACAACAGGAACAGTTTCTTCTGCTGGCGTATAGGTTGTACAACCCGCTAAAGTTAATGCCATAATTGGAAATACTAAATGTAATTTTTTCATTTTGTTGCCTCTTTTATTTAAAAAATTGATAGAGAAAATAACCGATAATCCCTAAGAATACCACTCCCCAACCAATGATTTCAATGGATTTACGAATTTTTTGTGCATATTTCTCACCGCCCCACGCCGATAACTTTGCGACAAGGTAAAAACGTAAAAAGCGAGAAACTGTTGCCGTTAATACAAAGGGGAAAAAGAACATTTGCATTACACCAGCACAAATCGTGAATATTTTATAAGGAATAGGCGAAAATCCTGCTAAAAAGACAACTAAAATTCCCCATTGTTCAAACCAAATCATCGTCTTATCAAATTGAGTTTGATACCCCCAATTTATAATAATTTGTTGCACCCACTCAAAAGCATAAAATCCAATGCCATAACCAATCATCCCCCCCAATACAGAAGCAAGAGTGGTATAAATCGCATAACGTGTAGCTAAATGCGGTTTACTCATTGACATCGGAATCAGCATAACATCCGGTGGAATAGGAAAAAATATTGCCTCACAAAAACTCACCACCGTGAGCCATAATCCAGCAAATCGGTGGGATGACCACATCATTACCTTGTCATAAATCGTGCCAAATAATTTCATTTAAAACTTTTCTTTCAACGCTGAAATAGATTGATGAGCCGTCATATCTGCTTGAATCGGCGTGATTGACACTTTATTTTGTTTCACAGCAAAAAAGTCGGTACCTTCACCATTATCCACAGGTGTACCACTTGGTCCGATCCAATAAACCGTCGCATCACGCGGATCTTTATTCTCCACGATCTTTGCATCAGCAAGACGATGTCCACAACGCGTGATCTCGATCCCTTGTAATTGATCATAATTCACATTCGGCACATTCACATTTAAAATCTGTTTTGGTGCAACTAAATCTGGCTGCATTTTTTGTAAAATATCCAATACCACCTGAGCTGCTGTTTCAAAATTATGCTCACCAGCAGAAAGATAAGTTGAATCATTTTTTTCAACCAAAGAAACCGCAATACAAGGATATTTCAAATGACGTCCTTCCAATGCAGCTGCAACAGTGCCTGAATAAATAACATCATCGCCTAAATTTGCACCGTGATTGATGCCTGAAACCACTAAATCGAATTCTTCTTCAAACAAACCATTTAACGCTAAATGAACACAATCTGCGGGTGTTCCTGCTACAACGGTATAATTTTGCTCTGTTAACTGTTTTACTCTTAACGGATCGACGAGGGTTAAGCAACTTGATGCCGCACTTCTGTTTCTATCTGGTGCAATCACCGTCACATTATGCCCTGCATTACGCAGTGTTGTTGCTAAAATATTGATTCCCTTTGCGTGGATTCCATCATCATTGCTTATCAGTATATTCATTTTATTTCCTTCTTTGTTATTCCTTTTTAAATAAAAAATTTGCAAATTTTTACTTAAATTTAACCGCTTATAAAATCATTGGCTCAGCATAGTATCCTTTGTTAATTCTAATTTCAACTATTGAAAGCTCATCATAACAAAACATAAAATTCACTTTTTCAACATAAAATAGAATTGCTATTTTGTCTAACAAAAGCTCCTCTAAATTTAAGTACTTGTTAAGCATATAAAATTACCGCTCTGTTTCCATTTCTGACTTCATTTTACCTTGACTAACCCCCCTTTAATCGTTACCATTTACGCAATTTTTTATTTGAGGAAACACATTTTGGACAGTCATAGGGACTTTTCTAGTCAATATCATACAACTTACCTAAACTAAACACTTCTCGTCCAAATTGCCTCAAGGCTTACCGACGAGGGTCGGGTAAGTCTGTTCCATTCTATGTTCACTCTCCCATAAGGAGTATGAAATGATTAAAGCTTTTATGTTAAAAGAAGAGGCTTCTCGCTTAACAAGAGTTGATGAAACGGATCAACACAATCTAAACAGTGCAATCTGGATTGATCTTGTTGATCCGAGTGACCAAGAACGCCGAGTTCTAGAGCGTGGACTTTCACAAACCTTAGCCGAAGAACGTGAATTAGAAGATTTAGAAGCATCAGCACGTTTTTTTGAAGATGAAGACGGTCTGCATTTACACACCTTTTTCTACTGTTTAGATGAAGAAGATTATGCCGATATGGCATCCGTTGCATTTACGATTCGTGATGGGCGTTTATTCACATTACGTGAGCGTGAATTACCCGCATTTCGTTTATACCGAATGCGTACTCGTACCACAAAATTAACCGATGGCAATGCTTACGAATTATTATTAGATTTGCTCGACACCAAAGTCGAACAGCTCGCCGATGTCATCGAAGACATTTATGCCGATTTAGAAAAATTAAGCCGTGTCGTGCTAGAAGGAACGCAAGGGGAAGATTTAGACGAAGCCCTTTCTTCTTTAACTGAATTTGAAGACGCCAGCTCAAAAGTACGTTTGTGCTTAATGGATACCCAACGTGCATTAAGTTTCTTAATTCGTAAAACCCGTTTACCTGAAAACCAGCTTGAACAGGCTCGTGAAATCTTACGAGATATTGAATCTCTGCAACCGCATAACGAATCACTATTCCAAAAAGTGAACTTCTTAATGCAAGCGGCAATGGGTTTTATCAACATTGAACAGAACCGTATTATCAAGCTTTTCTCGGTGGTATCCGTAATGTTCCTACCGCCAACATTAGTGGCATCAAATTATGGTATGAACTTTGCCAATATGCCGGAATTAAGTTTTGCTTATGGCTACCCATTAGCGATTGGTTTAATGGTGGTTGCTGCGGTTGCACCTTACTGCTACTTTAAATATAAAGGTTGGTTGTAATTTATAAAAACCAAATCATTATCAAAACAAGCCTAAGAATCAAGTAGATACATTTTTAGGTTTGTTTTTTATTTTCAATTTATTACTATAAAAATTCAATAAACTGTGCCTCTTTTAAATGTTCAACGTTAACGAATGATAAGCCAAAAAACCTTTATATCAAGAATCAGAATCTCAATAAAATTTTTGATTATTTTCTATAAAAATTAAATCAGACTTTGCTTTTGCAATATCAATACCTATATAATATAAA
This DNA window, taken from Phocoenobacter uteri, encodes the following:
- a CDS encoding DASS family sodium-coupled anion symporter, translating into MFETIRSWRNTVIFSADVVLFFALLNFLPFSVEENKGLALLAFIAVLWLTEALHVTVTALLVPIMAVGLGIVQSKAALAGFASPTIFLFFGGFALATALHIQKLDRLIANKIMVLAKGKLFIAVLYLFGVTAFLSMWISNTATTAMMLPLALGILSQMDREANHNTYVFVLLGIAYSASIGGMGTPVGSPPNAIVVSNLKMSFSEWMGYGMPMVIMLLPLMVGVLYVLLKPNLHQNFEHKFEKIKLNNHRIITLAIFLFTVACWVFGRYLNPLLSEVLGIDGKIAKFDGMVALLAVVLVCMTRVVTWEQIQKNTEWGVLMLFGGGITLSTVLGKTGASKVLADGIVFMMEGGHFFLIGLLVATFIIFLTEVASNTASAALLVPLFISIAQALNMPVVGLSLIIGLGASCAFMLPVATPPNAIVFGTGIVKQREMLKTGFWLNIMCVFIIATVAYIFWL
- a CDS encoding phosphoglycolate phosphatase, with amino-acid sequence MNNKFKLIGFDLDGTLVNSLPDLALSLNSAFEEVGLPSAPEEKVLTWIGKGADVLFQKGLEWSGKAEQFNAEQIAQLKQRFDYFYGQNVCTKSVLFDNVKSTLEALHNKGYILAVVTNKPTKHVQPVLKAFGIDHLFSETLGGQSLPLVKPHPAPLFYLFGKFGCYPNEVLFVGDSKNDILAAKAAGCKSVGLTYGYNYNIPISESEPDYVCEDFAEILKIA
- a CDS encoding 2-dehydropantoate 2-reductase, producing the protein MKIVIAGAGAMGGRFGYMLKQAGQQVILVDSWKEHIDIISQNGLTVESDGKRESVPFTAYHTKQIAHLEIADTIILFVKAMQLPEMLSDLQSIIGQNTRVICLLNGLGHIDTIKKYVSHKNIFIGVTMWTAGLVSAGHIHLAGDGSIELQNITPSENESGQQLVDIFNEAGLKARYSHDVLVSIWKKACVNGVLNGICAILDCNLYQFGQIPSHHDFVAQVVSEFAAIAKSIDNVDIDQTAVIKLIESTYDPEKQGMHYPSMHQDLVKNHRLTEVDYINGYIARKGKEQGIPVPYCELITLLVHGKEKVLGII
- the truD gene encoding tRNA pseudouridine(13) synthase TruD yields the protein MNLAYLNGEPQQTGRLKAESADFIVKEELGYELANEGEFVAVKVRKTNANTLFVGEKLAKFAGISAKNMSYAGLKDRNAVTEQWFCLHLAGKETPDFSQFAEEGVEILEVTRHNRKIRVGALVGNHFELLLRDVKQTDELEQRLAQIQAVGFPNYFTEQRFGRDGNNLTQAQRWANGEIKVKDRKKRSFYLSAARSDIFNQVVSARIQENLISQVVSNDLLQLSGSNSFFQATENELAELQQRLIDNDVLLTAPLIGEDSLEKLAPQSEQHIIEQNQSFINLMKDVRMKAARRAMLCKPQNFQWQFMDEGLKLHFFLDSGSYATGLVRELVLTN
- a CDS encoding peptidoglycan DD-metalloendopeptidase family protein; the encoded protein is MKKSLLLLPLGAVALGACSTDYAAPVEYVSKVKSPVAKKMAKTQYQRQRLAHNTQIPAPIKTMSQPQKTVALVTNKPTNMTVNNVKPVAKPIQPVVKKVTEKVRVKEKEVEKAITIPRDEQTNKPIYSKIDKGSYEGNIYTVRKGDTIFLIAYIAGMDVPEVAELNGLKAPYPLHIGQKIKLSSGYKEKVVTKEVVVPVPQPVKPKEPEVTYVPAANGTAYGSDGSVKGPIKASVGQEKSQVSVSHQTEKSVKTAPKISHSLRWNWPTAGRISSYFSSSDGGNKGIDIKGSKGQSVKSAANGQVVYAGDALQGYGNLIIIKHDDNYLSAYAHNDEILVEENDKVKLGQRIATMGNTGTDSTKLHFEIRYKGKSVNPMDYLPKR
- a CDS encoding LysM peptidoglycan-binding domain-containing protein translates to MKKLHLVFPIMALTLAGCTTYTPAEETVPVVETANAGWQNTVEAVEEPVYQAQQQPVYQETTEVVEQVQEVGTAFNIPRGVDGKPDYSQIMKGSYTGNSYTVQKGDTLFFVSYLAGKDKAEIARLNNLSYPYTLSVGQVLKLK
- a CDS encoding YqaA family protein, with the translated sequence MKLFGTIYDKVMMWSSHRFAGLWLTVVSFCEAIFFPIPPDVMLIPMSMSKPHLATRYAIYTTLASVLGGMIGYGIGFYAFEWVQQIIINWGYQTQFDKTMIWFEQWGILVVFLAGFSPIPYKIFTICAGVMQMFFFPFVLTATVSRFLRFYLVAKLSAWGGEKYAQKIRKSIEIIGWGVVFLGIIGYFLYQFFK
- the surE gene encoding 5'/3'-nucleotidase SurE translates to MNILISNDDGIHAKGINILATTLRNAGHNVTVIAPDRNRSAASSCLTLVDPLRVKQLTEQNYTVVAGTPADCVHLALNGLFEEEFDLVVSGINHGANLGDDVIYSGTVAAALEGRHLKYPCIAVSLVEKNDSTYLSAGEHNFETAAQVVLDILQKMQPDLVAPKQILNVNVPNVNYDQLQGIEITRCGHRLADAKIVENKDPRDATVYWIGPSGTPVDNGEGTDFFAVKQNKVSITPIQADMTAHQSISALKEKF
- the corA gene encoding magnesium/cobalt transporter CorA, with protein sequence MIKAFMLKEEASRLTRVDETDQHNLNSAIWIDLVDPSDQERRVLERGLSQTLAEERELEDLEASARFFEDEDGLHLHTFFYCLDEEDYADMASVAFTIRDGRLFTLRERELPAFRLYRMRTRTTKLTDGNAYELLLDLLDTKVEQLADVIEDIYADLEKLSRVVLEGTQGEDLDEALSSLTEFEDASSKVRLCLMDTQRALSFLIRKTRLPENQLEQAREILRDIESLQPHNESLFQKVNFLMQAAMGFINIEQNRIIKLFSVVSVMFLPPTLVASNYGMNFANMPELSFAYGYPLAIGLMVVAAVAPYCYFKYKGWL